CGCTGGTCGTGCTCTTTATTGTAATGGCCCTGACCGCGCGCGAGCGAACGGCGATCACCCCTATCGAGAAGGGCATCGCTACGCTGCTGTACCCATTCCAGGTCGCCACCGACTGGGTGGGCGACCAGGCCCGGGGCATAGCCGATTCCGTCCGCGAGCTGACCCGGCTGCGCGCCGAAAACGCCTCCCTGCGGCAGCAGGTGGAGGCGATGGCGCAGGACCGGGCTCGCATCGCGCAACTGGAACAGGAGAACCAGCTGCTGCGCAGCGAACTCGGCCTCAAGGAGCGCACGCCGTACCCGATGCTGACGGCCGAGGTCATCAGCCGCTCCAGCCAGAACTGGTACCAGACGATCATCATCGACCAGGGCAGCCGCGACGGCGTCCGCCAGGGAATGGCGGTGGTCAACTGGCAGGGGCTGGTGGGGAAGGTCGCCTACACCACCCCGTACACGTCCACAGTCCAGCTGGTGAGCGACGCCGGTTTCGGGCAGCCCGGCTTCGGCGCCGGCGCCAAGCTGCCCAACGGCGAGCAGGGGCTCCTGGA
Above is a genomic segment from Symbiobacterium terraclitae containing:
- the mreC gene encoding rod shape-determining protein MreC; protein product: MKLSPMYRKHLRLLGVALGALVVLFIVMALTARERTAITPIEKGIATLLYPFQVATDWVGDQARGIADSVRELTRLRAENASLRQQVEAMAQDRARIAQLEQENQLLRSELGLKERTPYPMLTAEVISRSSQNWYQTIIIDQGSRDGVRQGMAVVNWQGLVGKVAYTTPYTSTVQLVSDAGFGQPGFGAGAKLPNGEQGLLEAVDGGYLRMRFWSTDPSVEVGQPVFTSGQGILPADLFVGWVESVEAGSSFVKYARVRPAVDVHKLEVVQVVLTQSNADRGSNAP